In the Triticum aestivum cultivar Chinese Spring chromosome 2B, IWGSC CS RefSeq v2.1, whole genome shotgun sequence genome, caggatattcttgaccactgtccagtgttccttgccgggattactttggtaccttcctaccaaacttacagcaaggtttacatcaggtctggtacacagcatggcatacataatagatcctatggctgaggcataggggatgacgctcatctcttctttatcttttgccgtgatcgagcattgagccgagctcaatctcacaccttgcagtacaggcaagaaccctttcttggactgatccattttgaacttcttcaaaatcttatcaaggtatgtgctttgtgaaagacctatgaggcgtctcgatctatccctatagatcttgatgcctaatatgtaagcagcttctccaaggtccttcattgaaaaacacttattcaagtaggccttaatgctgtccaagaattctatatcatttcccatcaaaagtatgtcatctacatataatatgagaaatgctacagagctcccactcactttcttgtaaacgcaggcttctccataagtctgcataaacccaaacgctttgatcatctcatcaaagcgaatgttccaactctgagatgcttgcaccagcccataaatggatcgctggagcttgcatactttgttagcattcttaggatcgacaaaaccctccggctgcatcatatacagttcttccttaagatgcccgttaaggaatgccattttgacgtccatctgccatatctcataatcatagtatgcggcaattgctaacatgattcggacggacttaagcttcgctacgggagagaaagtctcatcgtagtcaatcccttggacttgccgataacccttagcgacaagtcgagctttatagatggtgacattaccatccgcgtccgtcttcttcttaaagatccatttgttttctatcgctcgtggatcatcgggcaagtcagtcaaagtccatactttgttttcattcatggattctatctcggatttcatggcttctagccatttgtcggaatctgggcccgccatcgcttcttcatagttcgaaggttcaccgttgtctaacaacatgatttccaggacagggttgccataccactctggtgtggaacgtgtccttgtggacctacgaagttcagtagcaacttgatcagaagtaccttgatcatcatcattaatttcctctccggtcggtgtaggcaccacaggaacgttttcctgagctgcactactttccggttcaagaggtagtacttcatcgagttctactttcctcccacttactcctttcgagagaaactctttttccagaaaggatccgttcttggcaacaaagatcttgccctcggatcttaagtagaaggtatacccaatggtttccttagggtatcctatgaagacgcatttttccgacttggcttcgagcttttcaggttgaagtttcttgacataagcatcgcatccccaaacttttagaaacgacagcttaggtttcttcccaaaccataattcatacgatgtcgtctcaacagatttagacggtgccctatttaaagtgaatgtagctgtctctagagtgtatccccaaaatgatagcggtaaatcggtaagagacatcataaatcgcaccatatccaatagagtgcgattacgacgttcggacacaccgttacgctgaggtgttccaggcggcgtgagttgtgaaacgattccacattttcttaagtgcgtaccaaattcgtgacttaaatattctcctccacgatccgatcataagaattttatctttcggtcacattgattctctacttcattctgaaattccttgaacttttcaaaggtctcagacttgtgtttcatcaagtagacatacccatatctactcaagtcatcagtgagagtgagaacataacgatatcctccacgagcctcaacgctcattggaccacacacatcagtatgtatgatttccaataagttggttgcttgctccattgttccggagaacggggtcttggtcattttgcccatgaggcatggttcacatgtgtcaaatgattcataatctagagactctaaaagtccatcagcatggagcttcttcatgcgcttgacaccaatgtgaccaaggcggcagtgccacaagtatgtgggactatcgttatcaactttacatcttttggtattcacactatgaatatgtgtatcattacgttcgagattcattaagaataaaccattgaccatcggggcatgaccataaaacatatctctcatataaatagaacaaccattattcttggatttaaatgagtagccatctcgtatcaaacgagatccagatataatgttcatgctcaaacttggcactaaataacaattattgaggtttaaaactaatcccgtaggtaaatgtagaggtagcgtgccgacggcgaccacatcaaccttggaaccattcccgacgcgcatcgtcacctcgtccttcgccagtctccgcttattccgcagctcctgctgtgagttacaaatgtgagcaacggcaccggtatcaaatacccaggagttactacgagtactggtaaggtacacatcgattacatgtatatcaaatatacctttagtgttgccggccttcttgtctgctaagtattggggcagttccgcttccagtgacccttccctttgcaataaaagcactcagtctcaggcttgggtccattctttgatttcttcccggcaactggcttactgggcgcggcaacatctttgccgtccttcttgaagttcctcttacccttgcccttcttgaacttagtggtcttattgaccatcaacacttgatgttatttcttgatttcaacctttgctgacttcagcattgagaatacttcaggaatggtcttcaccatcccctgcatattgtagttcaacacaaagctcttgtagctcggtgggagcgactgaaggattctgtcaatgaccgcctcgtccgggaggttgatctccagctgggacaggcggttgtgcaacccagacattttgagtatgtgctcactgacagaactgttttcctccatcttacaactatagaacttgtcggagacttcatatctctcgacccgggcatgagcttggaaaaccattttcagctcctcgaacatctcatatgctccgtgcttctcaaaacgcttttggagccccggttctaagctgtaaagcatgccgcactgaacgagggagtaatcatcagcacgtgagtgccaagcattcataatgtcttggttctctgggatgggtgcttcacctagcggtgcttctaggacataatctttcttggctgctatgaggatgatcctcaggtttcggacccagtccgaatagttgatgccatcatctttcagcttggttttctctaggaacgcgttgaagttcatgttgacatgagcgttggccatttgatctacaagacatattttgcaaagattttagactaagttcatgataattaagttcatctaatcaaattattttaatgaacttcCACTCAGATTTGATATCCccttggtcatctaagtgttacacgatccgagtcgactaggccgtgtccgatcatcacatgagacggactagtcatcgttggtgaacattctcatgttgatcgtatcttccatacgactcgtgttcgacctttcggtctccgtgttccgaggccatgtctgtacatgctagactcgtcaagttaaccctaagtgttttgcatgtagtaaaactgtcttacacccgttgtatgtgaacgtaaggatctatcacacccgatcatcatgtggtgcttcgaaacgacgaactttagcaacggtgtacagttaggggagaacacttcttgaaattgttgtaagggatcatcttatttactaccgtcattctaagtaaacaagatgcataaaacataataaacatcacatgcaattatataaagtagtgacatgatatggccaatatcatatagctcctttgatcttcatcttcggggctccatgatcatcttgtcaccggcatgacaccatgatctccatcatcatgatctccatcatcgtgtcttcatgaagttgtcacgccaacgactacttctacttctatgactaacgcgtttagtaataaagtaaagtagtttacatggcgttcttcaatgacacgcaggtcatacaaaaaataaagacaactcctatggctcctgccggttgtcatactcatcgacatgcaagtcgtgattcctattacaagaacatgatctcatatatcacaatatatcattcatcgttcatcacaacttctggccatatcacatcacatgacaattgctgcaaaaacaagttagacgtcctctaattgttgttgcatcttttacgtggctgcaattgggttctagcaagaacgttttcttacctacgaataaccacaacgtgattttgtcaacttctatttacccttcataaggacccttttcatcgaatccgctccaactaaagtgggagagacagacacccgccagccaccttatgcaactagtgcatgttagtcggtggaaccggtctcacgtaagcgtacgtgtaaggttggtctgggccgcttcatcccataataccgctgaagcaagataagactagtagcagcaagcgagttgacaagatctacgcccacaacaaaattgtgttctactcgtgcaatagagaactacgcatagacctagctcatgatgccactgttggggaacgttgcagaaaattaaaatttttcctacggtttcaccaagatccatctatgagttcatctaagcaacgagtcaagagagtgagtttgcatctacataccacttgtagatcgcgtacggaagcgttagatggagcggtgatgatggagtcatactcgccgtgattcagatcaccggagatcctagcgccgaacggacggcacctccgcgttcaacacacgtacggtgcgtgtgacgtctcctccttattgatccagcaaggggggaggagaggttgatgatgatggctccagcagcagcacaacggcgtggtggtggtggaacagcagcactccggcagggctttgccaagcacgtgacggaggaggaagaggtgtagcagggggagggggcgccaggacttcacgGTGCGGCtacccctctcccccctccctttatataggcccccaagggggggcgccggccctgggagattcaatctcccaagggggcggcggccatggggggaggagtgccccccaaggcatgtggtgcgccccccccactctaaggtttcaaccctaggcgcagggggtgggcctaggggggcgcaccagcccactatgggctggctcccctcccacttcagcccatggggccctccgggatgggtggccccacccggtggacccccgggactcttccggtggtcccggtacaataccgggtgaccccgaaactttcccgatggccgaaataccacttcctatatataattctttacctccggaccattccgaaactcctcgtgacgtccgggatctcatccgggactccgaacaacattcggtatactgcatactcatattcatacaaccctagcgtcaccgaaccttaagtgtgtagaccctacgggttcaggagacacgtagacatgaccgagacggctctcgggcaataaccaacagcgggatctggatacccatgttggctcccacatgctcctcgatgatctcatcggatgaaccacgatgtcgaggattcgaacaaccccgtatacaattccctttgtcattcggtacgttacatgcccgagactcgatcatcggtatcccaatacctcgttcagtctcgttaccggcaagtcactttactcgtaccgtaatgcatgatcccgtgaccaaacacttggtcactttgagctcattgtgatgatgcattaccgagtgggcccagagatacctctccgtcatacggagtgacaaatcccagtctcgatccgtgtcaacccaacagacactttcggagatacctgtagtgcacctttatagtcacccagttacgttgtgacgtttggtacacccaaagcactcttacggtatccgggagttacacgatctcatggtctaaggaagagatacttgacattcgaaaagctctagcaaaacgaactacacgatcttgtgctatgcttaggattgggtctcgtccatcacataattctcctaatgatgtgatcccgttgtcaatgacatctaatgtccatagtcaggaaaccatgactatctgtcgaccaacgagctagtcaactagaggctcactagggacatgttatggtctatgtattcacacgtgtattacgatttccggataatacagttatagcatgaataaaagacaattatcatgaacaaggaaatataataataatccttttattattgcctctagggcatatttccaacaggtacaACATATATGAATTGTCCCACTTTACTTGCAAGCATTTTTTAGCAGCCCCATGAAACCATCTAGGAGATCAGGGATCTGAATCCAGATGTCTATATTAATTGTTGAGTTGAGCTCAGCTTCGTGTACTCATCGCAGGGTGCAAGAATGACACAAAAAACTATACGTCCACGGGTCTTGTCCATAACCTCCTCTCGGTCACCGAGACATGAGGATGGCATCATGTGTGGATTTTCATCCAAAGATCTGATTTAACCTCTTGAGCAAGATCCCGAGCAGATTGCATATTCTTATAGAGCCAGAATTCACTATACTCCATGCATGTCTGTGTTGGCCCGAGCGATGGCCATCAAACGAGTAGCCTTAGTTAGGTTTTGATCCTCCTTTTCCACGACATCATCTAGAGATCGCCCTCCGTCAAACCCAACTCCATCATTGCCTCTAGATCGAATTGTTCCTTCACCACAGAAGTAGAAGATTCTGCCGCCATGCCTCTCCCGCCCGAGAAGAGATAACTGTTCATGGGCTTTGAAGAAACCCTAACTCTCATATCTCCGAGGAAACCCACCAAGGCCGGGAAGCGCTGCAAAGAGCGGCCCTGGGTCGGCGCGGTCGAAATCCAAGCGGCTAGGGGGAGGAAGGGATTGGAGGTCTCAATGCCAGCAAGAGAAAGAGGAAACCCTAACAAGAGGGAATCGGGCAACACATGTTGCAGACAGTCGCCAACACCCTTGCACCCTATCGCTTGAGCCATGTCGTGCTGCGAATTCTTTTTAACaagtttattatatcattgggctACACTATTAATTAATCCAATACAATACAATTATTGGGCTACACTATCAACATTTTTTGTTTTGgaaaaatctcaaaaaaaaaaaagttcTAAAAAAGATCCGCCGCCGCCAGATCTGACCATATCCAATGACCCAACCTTGTCCTCACTATTGCAACAAAAGGCAGTGTTGAAGAACTTTTACGACAGAGCTTATGTTGCAGGAAAATATTTACAACAGAGGTTGTGTCGCAAATTTTTTTCCAGCTTTGTGACATAGATGATGTCGCGGAAAAGGCTTTTGCAACATGGATGCTGTTGCAGATTTTTTTTACAATAAAAATGTTGCAGCAACACTAGTGCCATTGTCGTCTTTGTTTTGCAACTCCGCCGTTGTTGTCGAAATTTGTCAGCGTGTGTCCGCACGACATGTCGGTTATGCGCGGCTTCCGCGGCGCAAGGCCGAGCCGACGGTGTTGCGACGCTGGTCCTGCAACCGTTTCGTTGCCGGCGATGGAAACCTCCTGCCGGGCTTGCACCGCCGCGGAGACGACAAGGGGGATGCATCTCGTCTGCCAGGGAAGGTTGCGTCGTTCTCTCGGTCCCTATTTGGGTTCATTGGTCGAGGCTCTTCCCTGCTAGTACCTCGGCGGCATCGATGTCCACCGCTCGGGCCCGGACACCCTAGTTGCTCCACCATGATCTGGAAGGCCAACGCCGACGGAGTTACCTTCTAGTCGATCTACAACATACCATTTGTTGCGGTTTGCTTTCTGAAACAGGTGACCAGCTGCAGGAATGGAAGTAGCTACACAGACACATCAGTGACCGACGTTTCACAAAGATAAGGATGGCAAGCGTAGGACGCGGTGGACGTAGAAGAAAAGATCGGTCGGTTGAACACGAGCTTttccaaaaaaataataaaaaaacaccATTTTCTTTTGCGACCGCACGGCGGCACGGGCATTTTACAGTAGCGACCGGTCGCCGGCTCCACTCCTCCCCTCCCAGAGTCGAAACCCCCAAAACAAAACCCTAAACCCATGGCGGCGCTCACCCCCTCCGCCGGcgcccgcctcctccgccgcctcctctccaccgccgccgaggTGGCGCGGGAGGCGGCGCCCGCCGCCGCGAAGAATCCGAAGAAAGCGGCGGCACGCCCCGTCAGGAAGCGGGCGGCGCGCGCCGTCGCCCCCCAGGACGCGAAGGAGGCGGCGCCTCCCGCGGCAGAGGCGGCGCCGGACGCGGAgggcgcgaagaaggcggcggcggcggcggggactaaGGACTCGCGCCCGCTGTACCGGCGGCTGTCGGCGCTGGGGAACGCCAGGGAGGGGAGCGTCTCCGCGGTGCTCAACAAGTGGCTGCGGGAGGGCCGGGAGACGCGCTCCGTGGATCTCGAGCGGTACGTCAAGGAGCTCCGCAGGTACAAGCGCCATTCCCACGCCCTCGAGGTACGAATGATTTTATCCCCCCACCTTTGACATCCCAGCACTATAATGGTGCTCTGCTTAGGACGGGATTGGTACCAGAAAGATGGTTTTTTGCAGCGTTATTCTGCAATGTGCTCAATTCATTTAGAACGGAGTGAGTAGATGAAGTGATTCGGCTTTGCCTCCTCCAGCTAATTTATTATGATTAGATTGTGCGAATGGAATAGAAGTAATCCTTGTGAAATCTTAGCTTCGCCCGGTTCATTCGGCGCCCTTGGATGCAAGGATTTTCCGGATTCATGATGGAACTAAACTGTTTCCTCTGAAATCGACTTTCAAAAGCAGAGCTCTGTATTACGGGTATGTTTGGTTGATGCCCCAATGCAGATTTTTGGCCAAGGAATCCTGTGCTCTCACTTGGTCAATTGTTTTTAGGAAATTGTGAGGGGAATTGGTGGGAACTCATAGACATCCCAAAAATTTGCAACAAGCCAAGCAGGAATTGAAATATTAATGGGCTGCCAGACGTTTGGCAGCGCTAATGTGGGCACCAACCAAACACAGCCTACATATGTACAACCCAGAAATAATTCCGCATGTTATACCAGCAAATGCTTGGGGAACATTGATAACATCTTTTTCTTAGCGATAACAGAAATATTTCGATAGAACTTTTAAAGACCCTTTGAACTAGATCCTATGAGCATTTGTGCAGCACATCACACCACAGAAGCGCCAAACCAGTCTGCTGAGTGCTGACCCTTAGAATGCTTGTTCTGTTTCAGAGTTTTCTGATGTGCGTATAAAATAATATGTTATCAAGCAGAGTAGGGAGGAGATTTGATATGTTTAATGTTCCATATTTCAATATCTGTAATAGTATGTTATCACAACTATGTGCACAGCACAGTTGTCTTCAAGGCCAGGAAAAATTTACTTGTAGTATGGCTGGAGTTCTCAACTCATCTTGTTTCATACCTTCTGTTTGTACTTCTTCTATTGGTGTTTAATCATGTCTGCTGTACTTATGCAAGGATTTGTCTTTTCTTATGGCAGTTGATGGATTGGATGGTTCATACAAAGGGTATGAACATGTCTTACACTAACCACGCAATACGTTTGGATCTCATTTACAAAGTGCGTGGGATCGAGGCAGCTGAAAAATATTTCGATGGCCTTCCTGACCCAGCCAAGAACCATCGAACCTATGGTGCACTTCTGAACTGTTATTGCTCATCGAAGAAGGAAGAGAAAGCAACGGACCTTTACCGCAAGATGGATGAGCTAGGCATCTCATCCAGCACTCTGCCCATCAACAATCTCATGTCCCTATACATGAAGTTAGGCCAGCATAAGAAGGTTTGTAGCCTGTTTGAGGAGATGAAGGAGAAGAATGTTAAGCCGGATAACCTGACATGCTGCATTCTAATGACCAGCTGTGCGGCATTGAACAAGATAGACGACGTTGAACAAGTTCTAAAAGAAATGGAAGAAAAGGGTGGGGTTCTAGGGTGGTCGGCATACAGCACGCTGGCTTCCATCTACCAGAGTGCTGGTCTGGTTGAAAAAGCAGAGTCTGCTCTGAAGAAACTTGAGGGCCTTGTTCAAGATCGTGATGGCAGACAGCCTTTTGATTTCCTCATGAGTCTGTATGCTTCCGTAGGCAATCTGAGTGAGGTGAAGAGGGTGTGGGGTGTGGTTAAGGGCACTTTCCCAAAAGTGACCAACACGAGCTACTTCAGCATGCTGCAGGCCCTTCTCAAGCTCAATGATGCCGATTACATGAAGCAGGTCTTTGAGGAATGGGAGTCTAATCATGAGTGCTACGACGTGAAGCTGACTAACGTGATGACCCGAGCCCACCTGAGGAATGACATGGCCAAGGAAGCAGAGCAGTTGTGGGAGAAGGCCAAGGAAATGGGTGCGTGTTTCGACTCTAAAACATGCGAGCTGTTTCTCGACCACTACATGGGGACAGGGGACATGAAATCGGCGCTGAACTGGGTGGAGAATGTGACGAAGCTCCCCAAGAAAGCAGGGAAGCTGGATCCTGATAAGGTCCCGAAGTTCTCCAAGTACTTTGAAGAGCAGAAGGACGTGCAAGGCGCCGAGGGGTTCTGCTGCTGCCTGAGGGCGCTCGGGTGCATCGACGGCAAAGCCTACGAGTCCCTCCTGCGGACCTATCTGGCGGCCGGCGAGACGAGCCGCTCCCTCCGGCAGCAGATCAAAGACGACAAGGTCGAGATTTGCTACGACATCGGGAAGCTGCTCAAGAGGCTGGGCGACAAGGGGCGATGAAATGGTACTACCTGTTTCTGCCCCTAGCTTACGCCGGTGGTTTCTTCTGATTCCTTCCGTGAACGATAAGCACAAAGCAGATATTATATAGCCCTTGTTCTGGCTCATGGGCGTTTGGTGCTTctgcaagaagaagcagaaagcaAATAATTCTTGTATTAGCACAACTTGTAGTAGTCTGAGGGGATCTTTCTCCTACattttttccatttttcttttcttttttttgcctttcttctGTATGTACTGGCTGTTTCAGGCTTTTGAGTACTGGAGCAAGGGCGCTACTACAGGATCGTTTCTTATTCTGTTTCTGCGTGCAGTCAGTTTCCATGCTCGATCGTGCCAGACTTTGTGAGCAGCAGCAGATGAAAACTGTAAACAACAACCAACATATAACAAGATTGTGCTACTAGCAATGTTCCTAGTAAAAACATGTCTAAAAACCGAGTGAATACACCCTCCTTTACTTGGACCTCCATCGGGTGCAGAGGCCTGAAGCAATGAAATCTGAAAGAAGCACATCAACTTCGGTTCTTCAGTTAACCCGATTCAGTTCGTACGTTGTTATTATGCATGTTTTGAACTTGGATTTGGCTGTATCTCCGTTATTCATTAATGGAAAGGGGATTAGCCcggttcaaaaataaaataaaattaacaCAACAGTCGAGCTTTTGCAATGTATGAAGATGAAGTTCGTGTTACTGTCGTTGGTTACTTCCCAGCATCAGGTCCAGCCATCTCCTCTGCGTTGAGGTTGAGAGTTGCACAATGTATGAACTGAAGAGATTGAACAATTCATCAGGAAGAAAGAAACAAACAAGCACATCCATTATAGCCTGATAACTCAGACAAACGCGCCAGATTGTGATCTTATACACATCCATTATAGCCTGAGAAGGAGCCACACAATGCAGCTAATGAGGTCGGGACCACGACGAAATCGACAATGCGGTTCTTGTTGGTTGTAACCAGCTGACACTCT is a window encoding:
- the LOC123047363 gene encoding pentatricopeptide repeat-containing protein At4g01990, mitochondrial → MAALTPSAGARLLRRLLSTAAEVAREAAPAAAKNPKKAAARPVRKRAARAVAPQDAKEAAPPAAEAAPDAEGAKKAAAAAGTKDSRPLYRRLSALGNAREGSVSAVLNKWLREGRETRSVDLERYVKELRRYKRHSHALELMDWMVHTKGMNMSYTNHAIRLDLIYKVRGIEAAEKYFDGLPDPAKNHRTYGALLNCYCSSKKEEKATDLYRKMDELGISSSTLPINNLMSLYMKLGQHKKVCSLFEEMKEKNVKPDNLTCCILMTSCAALNKIDDVEQVLKEMEEKGGVLGWSAYSTLASIYQSAGLVEKAESALKKLEGLVQDRDGRQPFDFLMSLYASVGNLSEVKRVWGVVKGTFPKVTNTSYFSMLQALLKLNDADYMKQVFEEWESNHECYDVKLTNVMTRAHLRNDMAKEAEQLWEKAKEMGACFDSKTCELFLDHYMGTGDMKSALNWVENVTKLPKKAGKLDPDKVPKFSKYFEEQKDVQGAEGFCCCLRALGCIDGKAYESLLRTYLAAGETSRSLRQQIKDDKVEICYDIGKLLKRLGDKGR